A region from the Lentisphaera profundi genome encodes:
- a CDS encoding arylsulfatase, translating to MFCALQNTFFLLFSGLSSAATEKPNIIFILADDMGYGDMSHTGGKAATPHCDWLAAEGMRFTDAHTSSSVCTPTRYGILTGRYNWRSTLKKGVLSGFKPPLIKEHRLTVADYLKNQGYKTAMIGKWHLGIGWQNLPKGKKVSPRKNLVDHPKAKPGIGKGWNVDFTKPIIGPASFGFDSFWGVGASLDMPPYVYLENDRVLGTPDICNSFNRRPGPATEDFDASLSLIKLAQKSRQFIAQQSADKPFFLYLPLTSPHTPVSPSKKWQGKSSIGPYGDFLMETDWVVGEVLSELQHQGLSENTMVIFTADNGCSPDADIDDLQSKGHFPNAPWRGAKSDIFEGGHRVPFIVRWPAQIKAGSLSDSTICTTDFFATAADATGALSEIPANTAEDSFSFLSELTASGKTQRLTTIHHSSSGYFAIRKGDWKLVLCAHSGGRGFPHIDRDKEAIKDLPLIQLYNMKDDPKEEHNLHDKNPETVHKLITILTKEIKDGRITNGPVQANDGYPPFESDIIERFPELNFTKK from the coding sequence ATTTTTTGTGCCTTACAAAATACTTTTTTTCTACTCTTCAGCGGGCTCAGTTCTGCCGCCACAGAAAAACCCAATATCATTTTTATCCTAGCCGATGACATGGGTTATGGTGACATGAGTCATACGGGTGGCAAAGCCGCCACCCCCCACTGTGATTGGCTCGCCGCTGAAGGTATGCGCTTCACCGACGCCCACACCTCTAGTTCAGTTTGTACTCCCACCCGCTACGGGATCTTAACGGGACGCTACAACTGGCGTAGTACTCTGAAGAAAGGTGTACTCAGTGGTTTCAAACCCCCACTCATAAAAGAGCATCGCCTTACCGTAGCCGACTACCTCAAAAACCAGGGCTATAAAACCGCCATGATTGGCAAATGGCATCTAGGAATTGGCTGGCAGAATTTACCCAAAGGAAAAAAAGTCTCTCCCCGCAAGAATCTTGTGGATCACCCAAAAGCAAAACCCGGTATCGGCAAGGGCTGGAATGTAGATTTCACCAAACCGATCATTGGTCCCGCATCTTTTGGATTCGATAGCTTCTGGGGGGTTGGTGCCTCACTCGATATGCCTCCCTACGTCTACCTTGAGAATGATCGCGTACTAGGAACCCCAGATATTTGCAATTCATTCAATCGTCGTCCCGGTCCAGCCACTGAGGATTTTGATGCTAGCCTAAGCCTCATTAAGCTGGCTCAAAAGTCACGTCAATTCATTGCCCAGCAATCAGCTGATAAGCCCTTCTTTCTCTACCTGCCGCTCACCTCGCCTCACACACCCGTCTCGCCTTCCAAAAAATGGCAGGGTAAATCCTCGATTGGTCCCTACGGAGATTTCCTTATGGAGACTGATTGGGTCGTAGGCGAAGTTTTAAGCGAACTACAGCATCAGGGTTTAAGTGAAAATACCATGGTCATTTTTACTGCTGATAACGGTTGCTCACCCGATGCGGATATTGACGACTTGCAGAGCAAGGGGCATTTCCCCAATGCTCCCTGGCGTGGTGCCAAGAGCGATATCTTCGAGGGTGGCCATCGCGTGCCCTTCATCGTGCGCTGGCCCGCTCAAATCAAGGCCGGTTCTCTTTCTGATAGCACAATCTGCACAACAGATTTCTTTGCCACCGCTGCTGATGCCACTGGTGCCCTTTCAGAAATCCCCGCCAATACCGCCGAAGATAGCTTCTCATTTTTATCCGAATTGACCGCCAGCGGAAAAACCCAACGTTTAACAACTATTCATCATAGTAGCTCAGGTTATTTTGCGATCCGCAAGGGTGATTGGAAACTCGTACTCTGTGCTCACTCAGGAGGCCGCGGATTCCCCCATATTGATCGTGATAAAGAAGCCATCAAAGACCTGCCCCTCATTCAGCTCTACAATATGAAAGATGATCCCAAAGAAGAGCATAACCTACATGATAAAAATCCTGAAACAGTGCATAAGCTAATCACGATTCTCACTAAAGAAATCAAAGATGGGCGTATTACAAATGGCCCTGTGCAAGCCAATGATGGTTATCCCCCCTTCGAATCCGATATTATCGAACGCTTCCCCGAGTTAAACTTTACAAAAAAATAG
- a CDS encoding alpha-L-fucosidase, with the protein MNNIPHSETELTAELPIRKNSHYPNASNTSYCTSMIHKKYILILLILMTSFFTGCQSEKVYTSNWDSLAKHDPAPEWLEDAKLGIYFHWGPYSVPAYMTEWYPRLMWFDSEKIGPFYGDNVFKHHEKTYGHPSKYPYHKFIPQFTGKHFDPSEWAELFELAGAKFAGPVAEHHDGFSMWNSELTPWNAKDRGPKRDVLGELFSSLKKRNLKTIATFHHAKNFQRHNSESYETERKKYAFTDKSRRISFNSHFPYLEGHATSSDDPELQKLYGNMPHDQWHEDMWLGKLEEVIDNYDPDIVWFDSWLDQIPASYRQRFSAYYLNEAAKRNKNVAIIRKQNDLPLDYTINDHEKSREPKALPELWMTDDTLSTDSWSYTKDMKIKPVDMVLHSLIDTVSKNGVLLLNISPTSQGVIPDDQRNVLLKMGQWLKESGKAIYSTRPWITAAEGPSTAPPPGLNNKDFFLNLKYSYKDIRYTMSKDKKTVYAISLGAPPQNKKLILTSPVSNNLKIKSITDIEGTPLDWRLINNSISISPKKLNNLATVYVINLI; encoded by the coding sequence ATGAATAATATACCGCACAGTGAAACTGAGCTAACAGCTGAGCTTCCTATTAGAAAAAACAGCCACTACCCCAATGCTTCTAACACAAGCTACTGCACAAGCATGATACATAAAAAGTATATACTTATCCTGCTTATTTTAATGACTAGTTTCTTCACAGGCTGTCAAAGTGAGAAGGTCTATACATCGAACTGGGATTCTCTAGCCAAGCATGATCCTGCACCTGAATGGTTAGAAGATGCCAAACTGGGGATTTATTTTCACTGGGGACCTTATTCAGTCCCCGCCTACATGACCGAATGGTATCCGCGTCTCATGTGGTTCGACTCCGAAAAAATAGGTCCCTTTTATGGTGACAATGTATTTAAACACCATGAAAAAACTTACGGTCACCCTTCTAAATACCCTTACCATAAATTCATTCCTCAATTCACAGGTAAACATTTTGATCCTTCTGAATGGGCCGAATTATTCGAATTGGCAGGTGCAAAGTTTGCCGGCCCGGTCGCGGAACACCACGACGGTTTCTCAATGTGGAACTCAGAGTTAACTCCATGGAATGCCAAAGATCGAGGACCCAAAAGAGATGTTTTAGGTGAGTTATTTAGCTCACTTAAAAAACGTAATCTTAAAACGATCGCTACATTTCATCACGCTAAAAACTTTCAACGCCATAATTCTGAAAGCTATGAAACAGAACGTAAAAAGTATGCTTTTACTGACAAATCCAGACGTATAAGCTTCAATAGCCACTTCCCTTATTTGGAGGGGCATGCAACAAGCTCAGATGACCCAGAGCTCCAAAAACTCTATGGTAATATGCCGCATGATCAATGGCATGAAGATATGTGGTTAGGGAAATTGGAGGAAGTCATAGATAACTACGATCCTGATATCGTATGGTTTGATAGCTGGCTTGATCAGATCCCTGCATCCTACCGTCAACGCTTTTCCGCATACTATCTCAATGAAGCCGCGAAACGCAATAAAAATGTTGCCATCATCCGTAAACAAAATGATCTGCCGCTGGATTATACAATCAATGACCACGAAAAATCTCGCGAACCTAAAGCCCTGCCGGAGCTCTGGATGACCGATGATACCCTAAGTACCGACAGCTGGTCTTACACGAAAGATATGAAAATAAAACCGGTTGACATGGTGCTTCATTCACTTATTGATACAGTCAGTAAAAATGGTGTATTACTCCTTAATATATCACCAACTTCACAGGGAGTTATCCCCGATGACCAGCGTAATGTCCTGTTGAAAATGGGCCAATGGCTAAAGGAAAGTGGTAAGGCTATTTACTCAACTCGTCCCTGGATTACGGCAGCTGAAGGTCCTTCTACAGCACCTCCACCAGGACTGAACAACAAAGACTTTTTTTTGAACCTCAAATACAGTTACAAAGATATCCGCTATACCATGTCAAAGGACAAAAAAACGGTCTACGCAATAAGTCTGGGTGCCCCACCCCAGAATAAAAAACTGATTCTAACTAGCCCAGTATCAAACAATTTAAAAATTAAATCAATTACCGACATCGAGGGAACACCCTTAGATTGGCGACTTATAAACAATTCTATTTCTATCTCACCCAAAAAACTGAATAACTTAGCCACAGTGTATGTAATCAATCTAATTTAA
- a CDS encoding RNA polymerase sigma factor, with translation MSDWITNATLLQRVKNQYDDKSWDEFNEYYRPYIYMIVKGLNMRHHDAQELTQLILIKTWKNLPTFEYDPDKGCFRSWLRRVAVNSVRNYVVTKAYKQVSLDALEEQEGHVYSEHEFTESEIEKVADREWENYIFGMAWENVKDKFNDNIQNVYEQLLQDLDPEAIAENIGIKRNTVYIYRKRVNEKLFKEIRRLNYELG, from the coding sequence ATGTCCGATTGGATCACTAACGCCACTTTGCTTCAGCGTGTCAAGAATCAGTACGATGATAAGTCTTGGGACGAATTTAATGAATATTATCGTCCCTATATCTATATGATTGTGAAGGGACTCAATATGCGTCATCACGATGCACAAGAATTAACGCAGTTGATTCTGATTAAGACTTGGAAGAATTTGCCCACTTTCGAATATGACCCAGACAAGGGATGTTTTCGCAGTTGGTTACGCCGGGTAGCGGTTAATTCTGTGAGAAACTATGTTGTCACCAAGGCTTACAAGCAAGTCTCACTCGATGCTCTGGAAGAGCAGGAAGGCCATGTCTATAGCGAACATGAATTCACTGAATCCGAGATTGAGAAAGTCGCGGATCGTGAATGGGAGAATTATATCTTTGGAATGGCGTGGGAGAATGTTAAAGATAAATTCAACGATAATATTCAAAATGTTTATGAGCAGTTATTACAAGACCTTGATCCCGAAGCGATAGCGGAAAATATTGGCATCAAGCGCAATACGGTCTACATCTACCGCAAGCGCGTCAATGAGAAGCTCTTCAAAGAAATTCGCCGCCTCAATTACGAATTGGGCTAG
- a CDS encoding IS30 family transposase, which translates to MTYEHLSLEERHYLEIELKAGTSITKIAKNLNRSTSTLSRELKRNKGLRGYRNKQANDFAQERHKVKPKAIKLTEEVKDYIDEHLLKDWSPEQIVGRLKDDQSILLHHETVYQYILRDKESGGELYKLLRHQNKTYRKRYGNQHSRNGIPNRVDIDERPEAANKRERVGDWEMDTIIGKAHKGAIVTMDDRKSKLRLALPVSHKKATLVKDAIISLLTPIKDLVHTLTFDNGKEFTQHETISKELECNSYFAKPYHSWERGQNENANGLLRQYFPKSMALDGISENEVIIAVDKLNSRPRKCLKFKTPYEVFENLTGINLRKSVGVALTT; encoded by the coding sequence ATGACATATGAACATCTGAGTCTTGAAGAAAGACACTACCTTGAAATTGAATTAAAGGCAGGCACATCGATCACTAAAATAGCAAAAAACTTAAATCGTAGTACAAGCACACTTTCACGAGAACTTAAACGTAATAAAGGTCTCCGTGGTTATCGAAACAAGCAAGCCAATGACTTTGCTCAAGAAAGACACAAAGTGAAACCAAAGGCTATTAAACTAACTGAAGAAGTTAAGGACTATATAGATGAGCATTTACTCAAGGATTGGAGCCCCGAACAAATTGTAGGTCGACTAAAAGATGACCAATCCATCTTACTTCATCATGAAACAGTTTATCAATATATTCTTAGAGATAAAGAATCAGGAGGTGAGCTATATAAGCTTCTACGTCATCAGAATAAAACTTATCGCAAACGTTATGGCAACCAGCATAGTCGTAATGGGATTCCCAATCGTGTGGATATAGACGAACGACCTGAGGCAGCTAATAAGCGAGAGCGTGTAGGCGACTGGGAGATGGATACTATTATAGGAAAAGCTCATAAAGGAGCCATTGTAACTATGGATGATCGAAAATCAAAACTGCGTCTAGCATTGCCTGTGTCTCATAAGAAAGCCACGCTTGTGAAAGATGCAATAATCTCTTTGCTAACACCGATCAAAGATTTGGTTCATACTCTTACATTTGATAATGGAAAAGAATTTACTCAGCATGAGACTATCTCCAAGGAATTGGAATGTAATAGTTATTTTGCTAAACCATATCACTCATGGGAACGAGGCCAAAACGAGAATGCTAATGGATTGTTACGGCAATACTTTCCTAAGTCTATGGCGCTTGATGGTATCAGTGAAAATGAAGTCATTATTGCGGTTGATAAACTTAATAGTAGACCTCGAAAATGTCTGAAATTTAAGACGCCATATGAAGTTTTTGAAAATTTAACTGGAATTAACTTAAGAAAATCAGTAGGTGTTGCACTTACTACTTGA
- a CDS encoding type II secretion system protein: MNKNKQVTFTLIELLLVVAIIGILASLLLPVLGKARKQSRTAVCINQLKSLGLAISLYTDDNDDYYPPVDEKLESGHAWDDKVSIYLGRPLSNTLMAKYGIPTSDNAGGEKLFRCPNDELPAAGDFYRRTYAMIRGEDMIPGGGQDFGGVAWRNGSRTTTAVEDTAGTAMISEYPLTANYIGRANNYSHLENPEEQISESSGLHGNYKFTYLFTDGHVQNLHIYSNLGNGTPTSPAGIWTYIAND; this comes from the coding sequence ATGAATAAAAATAAGCAAGTAACTTTTACACTGATCGAATTACTGCTTGTTGTGGCAATCATTGGCATCCTAGCCTCACTTTTATTACCAGTATTAGGCAAGGCTCGCAAACAATCCAGGACCGCCGTTTGTATCAATCAACTCAAGTCCCTAGGCCTTGCCATTTCACTCTATACCGATGATAATGATGACTACTATCCCCCCGTGGATGAAAAACTAGAGAGTGGTCACGCATGGGATGATAAGGTATCAATTTATCTCGGACGCCCCTTAAGCAATACACTCATGGCAAAATATGGGATACCTACCAGCGATAATGCCGGTGGTGAGAAACTCTTTCGTTGTCCAAATGATGAACTCCCTGCAGCAGGAGATTTCTACCGCAGAACTTACGCCATGATCCGTGGAGAAGATATGATCCCTGGAGGAGGCCAAGATTTTGGCGGCGTTGCTTGGCGTAATGGAAGCCGTACAACAACTGCGGTAGAGGATACTGCTGGCACTGCGATGATCTCTGAGTACCCACTCACGGCCAACTATATTGGTCGCGCCAATAATTACTCACATCTAGAAAATCCAGAAGAGCAAATAAGCGAAAGCTCGGGACTTCACGGTAATTATAAGTTTACCTATCTTTTCACTGATGGACACGTACAAAACTTACATATCTATAGTAATCTAGGCAACGGCACCCCCACTTCTCCCGCTGGAATATGGACCTATATCGCCAATGATTAA
- a CDS encoding type II secretion system protein, with the protein MNNNRSSFTLIELLVVIAILGILASLLLPTLGKARQKAKRSVCASQQKSIALAIFNYQDDNADYYPPADEFNVTNHSWDDKISTYLSRNWTAAQMSQKKHLTSNSSGGEALFRCASDSYESPSGFARRSYAMIRGSIWDSKSSTVGDWTGVAWDHGSRTASSVEDFSGTAILSEYPSPGNWIGHPSNYAHLRKPSDQLSEDKGLHGDSKNNFLFSDGHVQNIHVYSNIGAGTPAIPEGMWTHWKDD; encoded by the coding sequence ATGAATAATAACAGAAGCTCCTTTACGCTTATTGAGTTATTAGTTGTCATTGCGATTTTAGGGATTTTAGCTTCCTTACTATTACCCACCTTAGGGAAAGCTAGACAAAAAGCAAAAAGATCCGTCTGTGCTTCTCAACAGAAAAGTATTGCCTTAGCTATATTCAACTATCAAGATGATAATGCCGATTACTATCCTCCTGCTGATGAATTTAATGTAACAAATCATTCTTGGGATGATAAAATCTCCACTTATCTAAGCCGTAACTGGACTGCGGCTCAAATGAGTCAGAAGAAACACCTTACGTCAAATAGTAGTGGAGGCGAAGCTCTTTTTCGATGCGCTAGTGATAGCTATGAATCGCCTAGTGGATTCGCTCGAAGGAGTTACGCAATGATTCGTGGAAGTATTTGGGATTCAAAAAGTTCAACCGTAGGTGATTGGACTGGTGTTGCATGGGATCATGGAAGTCGTACCGCTAGCTCTGTTGAGGACTTTAGTGGTACCGCTATACTTTCTGAATACCCCTCTCCAGGCAACTGGATTGGTCATCCAAGTAACTATGCTCATCTTCGTAAACCTTCAGATCAACTAAGTGAGGATAAAGGTCTTCATGGCGACTCCAAAAACAACTTTCTTTTTAGCGATGGTCATGTACAAAATATTCATGTTTATAGTAATATTGGTGCTGGCACACCTGCCATACCCGAAGGCATGTGGACTCACTGGAAGGATGATTAA
- a CDS encoding alpha/beta hydrolase — MTNRKKMFWGFILLLLNSISAKEGISPTLNNISYGKDPSQTLNFWKAPSNKPTPVLFHIHGGAWLGGEKDKLLSNDFWLSKGISVVSIDYRFSSTAILPAPLHDAARALQSGMSFDNRNDFLLKNLITNKSKGVQQ, encoded by the coding sequence TTGACTAATAGAAAAAAAATGTTTTGGGGATTTATTTTACTCTTACTTAATTCCATTTCTGCTAAAGAAGGAATAAGCCCCACTTTAAATAATATATCCTATGGCAAAGACCCTTCACAAACTTTAAACTTTTGGAAAGCACCTTCAAATAAACCAACACCAGTACTTTTTCATATTCATGGAGGAGCATGGCTTGGCGGAGAAAAAGATAAACTATTATCAAATGATTTCTGGCTAAGCAAGGGTATTTCTGTGGTCTCGATTGATTATCGTTTTAGTAGCACGGCCATTCTACCTGCTCCCCTGCATGATGCGGCTCGAGCCTTACAATCCGGTATGAGCTTTGATAACAGAAATGACTTTCTCTTAAAAAATTTAATCACAAACAAAAGCAAAGGAGTTCAACAATGA
- a CDS encoding alpha-L-fucosidase — protein MKFIKNLLFTALAILTFSSVQASEKFEPTWESLQKFETPEWYSDAKLGIFLHWGPQTIPRMGGWYPRNMYNEEHKAYKSHLKNFGHPSEVGYKDIIAMWKAEKFAADNLVQVFKRAGAGFIVPVATHHDNFDHWNSVHHDWNSVKKGPRKDIVGLWRDATLKQGLRFGVSTHLARSYSWFQPSHGADTKGPFKGLAYDGSKPENQGLYHETHGDTYLFYPKNPSKAFVASWKNRHLDLIDNYQPDLLYWDGAVPFEEVGRDIVAHLYNENIKRNGNNEALLCYKPIRGTHGDFRDGIGVMDLERGTFLKAQKTTWQNDTSIGPWFWDGRARKDYRQVNEIVDMFVDLVSKNGVLLMNIPLKPDGKMDETTRAMLAKLTAWTTINGEAIFKTRPWIKYGEGPSIHQAKRAAHAVDTKVVEGVVFETKDIHVRDTKLDPLGSQDIRFTASKDASIIYAFVMDWPSDEDLLISSLSQENTGAIAAVELLGHGTVSWSQDSAGLKLKLPASAPSDYASAFKIKLK, from the coding sequence ATGAAATTTATAAAGAACTTATTATTTACAGCATTGGCAATACTAACATTTTCCAGCGTGCAGGCCTCTGAGAAATTTGAGCCTACTTGGGAATCACTGCAAAAATTTGAAACTCCAGAATGGTATAGCGATGCAAAATTAGGTATTTTTCTTCATTGGGGTCCGCAAACAATACCCCGTATGGGAGGCTGGTATCCACGGAATATGTATAATGAAGAGCATAAAGCCTATAAATCACATTTGAAGAATTTTGGGCATCCATCTGAGGTGGGCTATAAAGATATTATAGCTATGTGGAAGGCAGAAAAATTCGCTGCAGATAATTTAGTGCAAGTATTTAAACGAGCAGGGGCTGGTTTTATTGTTCCTGTAGCAACGCATCATGATAACTTTGATCACTGGAACTCAGTGCATCATGATTGGAATTCAGTAAAGAAGGGACCTCGTAAAGATATAGTTGGACTTTGGCGTGATGCCACGCTAAAACAAGGCTTACGCTTTGGCGTTTCAACTCATTTAGCGCGCAGTTATAGTTGGTTTCAACCGAGTCATGGGGCCGATACTAAAGGACCTTTCAAAGGGCTTGCTTATGATGGATCCAAGCCTGAAAATCAGGGCTTGTATCACGAGACGCATGGTGATACTTACCTATTCTATCCTAAAAATCCCAGTAAAGCTTTTGTGGCTTCTTGGAAAAACCGCCATCTCGATCTCATAGATAATTATCAGCCTGATTTACTCTATTGGGATGGAGCGGTGCCTTTTGAAGAAGTCGGTAGAGACATTGTCGCCCACCTTTATAACGAGAATATTAAAAGAAATGGCAATAATGAGGCTTTGTTGTGTTATAAACCGATTCGCGGAACACATGGAGATTTTCGTGATGGTATAGGCGTAATGGATCTTGAACGTGGAACATTTTTGAAAGCCCAAAAAACTACCTGGCAAAATGATACATCGATTGGCCCTTGGTTTTGGGATGGTCGTGCTCGTAAAGATTATCGGCAAGTGAATGAGATTGTTGATATGTTTGTAGACCTAGTGAGTAAAAATGGAGTTTTATTAATGAATATTCCTTTAAAACCAGATGGTAAAATGGATGAAACGACTAGGGCGATGCTAGCGAAACTAACGGCATGGACAACAATTAATGGCGAGGCAATTTTTAAGACGCGTCCCTGGATTAAATATGGTGAGGGGCCCAGTATCCACCAAGCCAAGCGAGCCGCGCATGCCGTTGATACAAAAGTGGTGGAGGGTGTGGTTTTTGAGACCAAGGATATTCACGTACGCGATACTAAACTTGATCCCTTAGGAAGCCAAGACATTCGTTTTACTGCAAGTAAAGATGCCTCCATTATTTATGCTTTTGTGATGGATTGGCCTAGCGATGAAGATTTATTGATAAGTTCATTAAGTCAGGAAAATACGGGAGCGATTGCTGCTGTTGAACTTTTGGGGCACGGTACTGTATCTTGGTCTCAAGATAGTGCGGGCTTGAAATTAAAACTTCCGGCAAGCGCTCCCTCAGATTACGCCTCAGCTTTTAAGATAAAATTAAAATAA